One region of Juglans regia cultivar Chandler chromosome 4, Walnut 2.0, whole genome shotgun sequence genomic DNA includes:
- the LOC109021235 gene encoding glutamate receptor 2.9-like isoform X3 — MSVVLFFLLIFSINGAKAQTKVTGIGILIDSNTRIGKEEKVAMEIAAQNYNNHSNTHKVTLHVLDSLRVTTSAAEKMIRKKRIKVMIGMHTWPEAALVADVAGQARVPIISFAAPAINPPLMPLRWPFLIQMAKNGSQQIKCIADIVRAYNWQRVIAISEDGAYGTDSGMFALLSGALQTVGSEMEYHSVLPPISSVSDPERVVQEELIMLKKKKSRVFVVLHSSLEMATYLFREAKQMGLVGRDSVWIISDSIMNLLDSINNSVISSMEGALGIKTYDSEKVGNSEYQDFYPQFRKIFRTEYLEEDNSGPGIYALRAYDSIRLVTKAIERMANNTRSSPKILLDNMLSSNFSGLSGRIHFKAGQLSESPVFRIVSVVGKRYKEIDLWTPDFGFSMSPFVDKCEAKIFHGSLFFTAKSLFIPERNQTGWEMPTDSKPLKIGVPGGSPFKTFVKVKYGEKPNQNEYDGFCIHVFNKARGLLEYHLPYEFETRRGTTYNDLIHLVHNKTYDGVVGDFTILSDRLQYVDFTVPYTESSLVLIVPEKSESFEFMFIEPFTWGLWVVTGAILMYTMFTVWFLEHQSNPEFSGPWKNQISTALWFTLSSLFFAHREKINRNDTRLVIVVWLFVVMIVTSSYTASLSSMLTVQQLRPNVADIEWLKNHNLKIGCQDKICEYAVNVLNFKSENIVNISHDYMYFEEFKSKYIAAAFLELPYAKVFLNKHCNEFTGTMTSTKTGGLGFAFQKGSPIAGDFSKAILQLSENGDLKSLEDEWLTPSHECSTNKTSNKPNSLSIKSFGFLYLLSFSTSTICLLLSLISWRDPCNESIWQKVVRLVRYFHIKNRGSPPTPADISSTNEGISDANESPSRLDFISNSNSPESHPPSPASIN, encoded by the exons ATGTCTGTAGTACTGTTCTTTCTTCTTATCTTCTCCATTAATGGAGCTAAAGCCCAAACAAAAGTTACGGGTATCGGTATACTCATTGATTCTAATACCCGTAttgggaaagaagagaaagTAGCCATGGAAATTGCAGCTCAAAACTACAACAACCATTCAAACACTCACAAAGTCACTCTTCATGTCCTAGACTCCCTTAGAGTCACTACTTCTGCCG CAGAGAAGATGATTAGGAAGAAAAGGATAAAAGTGATGATTGGCATGCACACGTGGCCAGAAGCAGCTCTTGTAGCCGATGTTGCGGGGCAAGCTCGTGTTCCGATCATTTCGTTCGCAGCACCAGCCATCAACCCACCTCTAATGCCACTTCGTTGGCCTTTCTTGATACAAATGGCTAAAAATGGTTCTCAACAGATCAAATGCATTGCAGATATTGTTCGTGCGTACAATTGGCAAAGGGTCATTGCAATTTCTGAAGATGGAGCTTATGGCACTGACTCCGGCATGTTTGCACTTTTGTCCGGTGCTCTACAAACTGTTGGTTCGGAGATGGAGTACCATTCGGTTCTCCCACCAATTTCTTCTGTGTCTGATCCGGAAAGGGTTGTCCAAGAAGAGCTTAttatgctaaagaaaaaaaaatctcgggTTTTTGTCGTCCTTCATTCATCACTAGAGATGGCAACTTATTTATTCAGAGAAGCTAAGCAGATGGGACTAGTCGGGAGAGACTCGGTTTGGATAATTTCAGACAGCATTATGAATCTGCTGGACTCTATCAACAACTCCGTTATTTCATCAATGGAAGGCGCGTTGGGAATCAAGACCTACGACTCCGAGAAGGTTGGCAATTCTGAGTATCAAGATTTTTATCCCCAGTTCCGGAAAATATTCAGAACCGAATATCTAGAGGAAGATAACTCCGGCCCTGGAATCTATGCTCTACGAGCATATGATAGCATTAGGCTTGTCACAAAAGCGATAGAGAGAATGGCTAATAACACAAGAAGTAGTCCTAAGATATTGTTAGACAATATGTTATCAAGCAATTTCTCTGGTCTAAGTGGTAGAATACATTTTAAAGCAGGGCAACTCTCTGAAAGTCCTGTATTTCGGATTGTAAGCGTGGTTGGGAAGAGATACAAAGAAATAGACCTCTGGACACCAGATTTCGGCTTCTCAATGAGCCCTTTTGTTGATAAATGTGAAGCTAAAATTTTCCATGGTAGCTTGTTTTTTACGGCAAAGTCTTTGTTCATTCCAGAAAGGAATCAAACAGGTTGGGAAATGCCTACTGATTCAAAGCCATTGAAAATCGGAGTTCCAGGTGGAAGCCCGTTTAAGACATTTGTGAAGGTGAAGTACGGGGAAAAACCGAATCAAAACGAATATGATGGCTTTTGCATTCATGTTTTCAACAAGGCGCGAGGCCTGTTAGAATATCATCTACCTTATGAATTTGAGACACGCAGGGGCACCACCTACAATGATCTGATTCATCTTGTCCATAATAAG ACTTATGATGGTGTCGTTGGCGACTTCACCATACTATCCGACAGACTGCAGTACGTTGATTTTACTGTTCCATATACTGAGTCAAGTTTGGTACTGATAGTTCCAGAAAAATCCGAGAGCTTCGAATTTATGTTTATAGAGCCTTTCACTTGGGGATTGTGGGTCGTCACTGGTGCCATTTTGATGTACACAATGTTCACAGTTTGGTTCCTGGAGCACCAATCCAACCCAGAATTTAGTGGCCCATGGAAGAATCAGATCAGTACTGCACTTTGGTTTACCTTGTCCTCTCTATTCTTTGCTCATA GGGAGAAAATCAACAGGAACGACACACGTTTGGTGATTGTGGTGTGGCTCTTTGTAGTGATGATCGTAACCTCGAGCTACACTGCCAGTTTGTCTTCAATGCTCACTGTGCAACAACTACGACCAAATGTTGCAGACATTGAGTGGTTGAAGAATCACAACTTGAAAATTGGTTGTCAGGATAAGATATGCGAATATGCGGTGAATGTGCTTAACTTCAAGTCAGAGAATATAGTGAACATAAGCCATGATTATATGTACTTTGAGGAATTCAAGAGCAAATATATAGCTGCGGCCTTTCTCGAACTCCCTTATGCGAAAGTTTTCCTCAATAAGCATTGCAACGAATTCACCGGCACCATGACTAGCACCAAAACTGGAGGATTAGGCTTT GCCTTCCAGAAAGGGTCGCCAATTGCCGGGGATTTTTCTAAAGCCATTCTACAGCTATCGGAGAATGGAGATTTGAAGTCACTGGAAGATGAATGGCTGACTCCCTCACATGAGTGCTCAACCAACAAAACTTCCAACAAACCTAATAGCTTGAGCATTAAGAGCTTTGGGTTCCTGTATCTATTATCCTTTTCCACTTCTACCATTTGTCTTCTACTGTCGTTAATTAGTTGGCGAGATCCATGCAATGAGAGCATTTGGCAGAAGGTGGTTAGACTAGTAAGATACTTTCACATCAAGAATCGAGGAAGCCCTCCAACTCCCGCAGACATATCGTCCACAAATGAAGGCATATCAGATGCCAATGAATCCCCTTCCAGGCTGGACTTCATCAGCAATTCTAACAGTCCAGAGAGCCATCCTCCCTCGCCTGCCAGCATAAACTGA